From one Lycium ferocissimum isolate CSIRO_LF1 chromosome 5, AGI_CSIRO_Lferr_CH_V1, whole genome shotgun sequence genomic stretch:
- the LOC132057168 gene encoding LOW QUALITY PROTEIN: cation/H(+) antiporter 20-like (The sequence of the model RefSeq protein was modified relative to this genomic sequence to represent the inferred CDS: inserted 1 base in 1 codon; substituted 1 base at 1 genomic stop codon) — translation MGFNGNSIKTSSDGVXRGESTLHYALPLLIIQTITVVFLSRLLAFLLKPLRQPKVVAKILAGIMLGPSAFGRNKAFTHWIFPSWSTPILECVASIGLLFFLFLVGLELDLNAILRSGKKAAGIAFAGISLPFLLSIGVAFLLRKVLKGIDSVGYGEFFLFIGVSLSITAFPVLARILAELRLLTTXVGETAMAAAAFNDVAAWILLALAVALAGGGGTHHSPLISLWVLLSEIGFIVFMFLIIRPIMIWVAKKSSSGNNIVEETYICLSLAGVMLFGFMTDFIGIHAIFGAFIFGLTIPKSGDFSGRLISRIEDFVSGLLLPLYFASSGIKTDITQIHSLGAWGLVVLVVSTACAGKVLGTFVGGMFCALPLREALALGFLMNTKGLVELIVLNIGKEKKVLDDETFAILVIMALFTTFITTPIVMAIHKPSSPTHEPQLEFPQKKTKQNNNLRILACLRGPSDARALINLVESLRSNKNNNNYSSITKLYAMRLMEFTDRLSSIMMVQRARKNGFPFIGRVLRRDDATDQVAAAFEAYSSLGRVMVQPTMAISGLPDLHEDIIHVAEKKQVELIILPFDKYWQMEGDEEVEIHAGHGWRMVNERVLNEAPCSVGVLVDRGLQVNNGMRVCTVFFGGPDCRKALEFGSRMVEHPAVRITLVRFIRHESDFDEAERTLDDMTISEFKMRWGKQTLYAEKEANNNLVNEVLTTGMSGEFELMIVGNKSKFPQGIMAKLFEQHLNEHNNSELGPVANLLASSGKGIKSSVLVIQQQEASFGCGNSASKDIGNSKVASFIDGSDTINKNV, via the exons ATGGGTTTTAATGGAAATTCCATAAAAACATCATCAGATGGAG TGAGAGGAGAGAGTACTTTGCACTATGCTTTACCATTGTTAATTATTCAAACCATCACAGTTGTGTTCCTCAGTCGCTTGCTTGCTTTCCTCCTCAAGCCCCTTCGCCAACCTAAAGTCGTCGCTAAGATCCTT GCAGGGATCATGCTTGGACCGTCAGCATTTGGGAGGAACAAAGCTTTCACGCATTGGATTTTTCCATCATGGAGTACTCCAATTCTTGAATGTGTAGCAAGCATAGGactcttatttttcttgttcctCGTTGGCCTTGAATTGGACTTAAACGCCATTCTTAGAAGTGGAAAAAAAGCTGCTGGAATAGCATTTGCAGGAATTTCATTGCCCTTTCTCTTAAGCATTGGAGTTGCTTTTCTTCTAAGAAAAGTACTAAAAGGGATTGATAGTGTTGGATATGGAGAATTTTTCTTGTTCATTGGTGTTTCACTTTCAATCACTGCCTTCCCCGTTCTTGCTCGAATCCTTGCCGAACTAAG GTTACTTACTACATAAGTTGGTGAAACGGCCATGGCAGCAGCTGCATTTAATGATGTTGCTGCATGGATTTTACTTGCTCTTGCAGTTGCTCTAGCAGGAGGAGGAGGAACTCATCATAGTCCTTTAATCTCCCTTTGGGTTCTTCTATCTGAAATTGGCTTTATAGTTTTTATGTTCCTAATTATTAGGCCAATTATGATTTGGGTGGCTAAAAAATCTTCAAGTGGGAACAATATTGTGGAGGAAACTTACATATGTTTGAGCCTAGCTGGAGTGATGTTGTTTGGTTTTATGACTGATTTTATTGGCATACATGCAATATTTGGAGCATTTATTTTTGGATTAACTATTCCAAAAAGTGGGGATTTTTCAGGGAGGTTGATTTCAAGAATTGAGGATTTTGTATCTGGATTATTATTGCCACTTTATTTTGCTTCAAGTGGGATTAAGACTGATATTACACAAATTCATAGTCTTGGGGCTTGGGGACTTGTGGTTCTTGTTGTGTCCACAGCTTGTGCAGGGAAAGTTTTGGGGACATTTGTAGGAGGGATGTTTTGTGCTCTACCATTGAGGGAAGCCTTAGCACTTGGATTTTTGATGAACACGAAAGGATTGGTGGAGCTCATTGTTCTAAATATTGGCAAAGAGAAAAAG GTTTTGGACGATGAGACGTTTGCAATATTGGTGATCATGGCACTTTTTACAACCTTCATCACAACTCCTATTGTAATGGCTATTCACAAACCATCATCACCAACACACGAACCTCAACTCGAATTCCCACAAAAGAAGACCAAACAAAACAATAACCTTCGAATCCTAGCATGCCTACGTGGCCCAAGTGACGCACGTGCACTCATAAATCTCGTCGAGTCACTAAGgtccaacaaaaataataataactacTCCTCAATCACCAAACTATACGCGATGCGACTCATGGAATTCACCGACCGATTGTCATCTATAATGATGGTTCAACGTGCCCGAAAGAACGGTTTTCCATTCATCGGCCGGGTACTCCGTCGAGATGACGCGACCGATCAAGTGGCGGCGGCGTTCGAGGCTTATAGTTCTCTAGGACGAGTTATGGTTCAGCCCACAATGGCTATCTCGGGTTTACCGGATTTGCACGAGGATATCATTCATGTTGCGGAGAAGAAACAGGTTGAATTGATAATTTTGCCGTTTGATAAATACTGGCAAATGGAAGGGGACGAAGAAGTGGAGATTCATGCAG GCCATGGATGGAGAATGGTGAATGAGAGGGTGCTGAATGAGGCGCCGTGCTCGGTGGGAGTGCTGGTTGATCGTGGATTACAAGTTAACAATGGCATGAGAGTTTGCACTGTGTTTTTTGGTGGACCTGATTGTCGTAAGGCTTTGGAATTTGGTAGTAGAATGGTTGAACATCCTGCTGTCAGGATTACCTTAGTAAGATTCATCCGTCATGAGAGTGATTTTGATGAAGCTGAAAg GACCTTGGATGATATGACTATTTCAGAATTCAAGATGAGGTGGGGTAAACAAACTCTATATGCTGAGAAAGAAGCAAATAATAATTTGGTGAATGAAGTGTTGACAACGGGAATGAGTGGAGAATTTGAGCTGATGATAGTAGGGAATAAAAGTAAGTTCCCACAAGGCATAATGGCAAAACTGTTTGAGCAACACTTAAATGAGCACAATAATTCAGAATTGGGGCCAGTGGCTAATCTATTGGCTTCATCAGGCAAAGGGATAAAAAGTTCTGTCCTAGTGATCCAACAACAAGAAGCTAGTTTTGGCTGTGGAAATAGTGCAAGCAAGGATATTGGGAACTCAAAAGTGGCTAGCTTTATAGATGGTTCAGACACCATCAATAAGAATGTGTGA